One Deinococcus aerius genomic region harbors:
- a CDS encoding pyridoxamine 5'-phosphate oxidase family protein, whose protein sequence is MDQQHEHPSREETIRQMAAVIKNVKFAMLTVMTDDGHLQAHPMTTQQTEFDGDVWFIGGKDTQQVQSMAARPQVNVSYADHDKGAYVSISGAAQLVEDRAKLEELWSDAYKAYFPGGIDDPSVQLVKIEAQGGEYWGSDGKLKNMFQQARAAITGKPATDLGTNETVEF, encoded by the coding sequence ATGGACCAACAACACGAACACCCCAGCCGCGAGGAAACGATCCGGCAGATGGCCGCCGTCATAAAGAACGTCAAATTCGCCATGCTGACGGTGATGACGGACGACGGCCACCTGCAAGCGCACCCCATGACCACCCAGCAGACCGAGTTCGACGGCGACGTGTGGTTCATCGGCGGCAAGGACACCCAGCAGGTGCAGAGCATGGCCGCCCGTCCGCAGGTCAACGTGAGCTACGCCGACCACGACAAGGGCGCCTATGTCAGCATCAGCGGCGCCGCGCAGCTCGTCGAGGACCGTGCCAAGCTGGAGGAGCTGTGGAGCGACGCCTACAAGGCGTACTTCCCGGGCGGCATCGACGACCCCTCGGTCCAGCTCGTGAAGATCGAGGCCCAGGGCGGCGAGTACTGGGGCAGCGACGGCAAGCTCAAGAACATGTTCCAGCAGGCCCGCGCGGCGATCACCGGCAAGCCCGCCACCGACCTGGGAACGAACGAGACGGTCGAGTTCTAA
- a CDS encoding antibiotic biosynthesis monooxygenase family protein produces the protein MITVANRIYVSPEYHDQFEQRFRDRAGLVDGMPGFVANHVLRPTKEGEPFVVLTFWESREAFEAWTTSDAFRQGHARSGSLPREAFSGPNVLEIHEVVQSSGFPTGTPAAPH, from the coding sequence ATGATTACCGTCGCCAACCGCATCTACGTCAGCCCCGAGTACCACGACCAGTTCGAGCAGCGGTTCCGCGACCGCGCCGGGCTGGTGGACGGTATGCCCGGTTTCGTCGCCAACCATGTCCTGCGGCCCACGAAGGAAGGTGAGCCCTTCGTCGTCCTGACCTTCTGGGAGTCGCGGGAAGCCTTCGAGGCGTGGACGACCTCGGACGCCTTCCGTCAGGGGCACGCGCGCAGTGGCAGCCTGCCGCGCGAGGCGTTCAGCGGCCCCAACGTGCTGGAAATTCACGAGGTCGTGCAGAGCAGCGGGTTTCCGACCGGGACGCCTGCCGCCCCGCACTAA
- a CDS encoding succinate dehydrogenase iron-sulfur subunit, with the protein MAEQHVPIDTYTTPAMRVNVKILRFNPEQDKKAHWETYPVDAQPSDRVLDLLNYIKWYVDPTLTFRRSCGHGICGSDAMLIAGRNRLACKTLLRDVVKDGGTLTVEPIRGLKVEKDLLVDMEPFFDSYRAIMPYFINESPPPAAERLQSPEQAERMAHSSNCILCASCTTSCPIFWVNGSYLGPAAIVQAHRFIFDSRDQATNQRLNIMNQNTGVWRCRTAYNCTEACPRDIPITTLIEEVKRAVMYQQS; encoded by the coding sequence ATGGCAGAACAACACGTCCCCATCGACACCTACACCACGCCCGCGATGCGCGTGAACGTCAAGATCCTGCGCTTCAACCCCGAACAGGACAAGAAGGCCCACTGGGAGACCTACCCGGTGGACGCGCAGCCCTCGGACCGGGTGCTCGACCTCCTGAACTACATCAAGTGGTACGTGGACCCCACCCTCACCTTCCGCCGCTCGTGCGGGCACGGCATCTGCGGCAGCGACGCGATGCTGATCGCCGGGCGCAACCGCCTGGCCTGCAAGACGCTGCTGCGCGACGTGGTGAAGGACGGCGGCACCCTGACCGTCGAGCCCATCCGCGGCCTGAAGGTCGAGAAGGACCTGCTGGTCGACATGGAGCCCTTCTTCGACTCGTACCGGGCGATCATGCCGTACTTCATCAACGAGAGCCCACCGCCTGCCGCAGAGCGCCTGCAATCGCCCGAGCAGGCCGAGCGGATGGCACACTCCAGCAACTGCATCCTGTGCGCGAGTTGCACGACCTCCTGCCCGATCTTCTGGGTGAACGGCAGCTACCTCGGCCCCGCCGCCATCGTGCAGGCGCACCGCTTTATCTTCGACAGCCGCGACCAGGCGACCAACCAGCGCCTGAACATCATGAACCAGAACACCGGCGTGTGGCGCTGCCGCACCGCCTACAACTGCACGGAGGCCTGCCCGCGCGACATCCCGATCACCACGCTGATCGAGGAGGTCAAGCGCGCGGTGATGTACCAACAGTCCTGA
- the sdhC gene encoding succinate dehydrogenase, cytochrome b556 subunit produces the protein MYRGREGQWAWMLHRLSGLAILAYLLIHVISISLFVFGERAYMAVHTTYELPIFSLGLIAVTAGVVYHSLNGLRIIVMDFTGRGVAYQRQMFYAVLGLTLLATAYTAFVVIGRLIGGEA, from the coding sequence ATGTACCGAGGAAGAGAGGGGCAGTGGGCCTGGATGCTTCACCGCCTGTCCGGGCTGGCGATTCTGGCCTACCTGCTGATTCACGTCATCAGCATCAGCCTGTTCGTGTTCGGCGAGCGGGCCTACATGGCGGTCCATACCACGTATGAGCTGCCGATCTTCAGCCTGGGCCTGATCGCGGTCACCGCCGGGGTCGTGTACCACTCCCTGAACGGCCTGCGGATCATCGTGATGGACTTCACCGGGCGGGGCGTGGCCTACCAGCGCCAGATGTTCTACGCCGTGCTGGGCCTGACCCTGCTCGCCACGGCCTACACCGCCTTCGTGGTCATTGGCCGCCTGATCGGGGGCGAGGCATGA
- a CDS encoding cyclin-dependent kinase inhibitor 3 family protein: protein MTSETHPIRVDWIDTALWPGRLGLTFAPGKKGASVLQAGVTHDRDLAADLDRLAQQGVNVLAPLIEEHEFDLLGIPDYHTLTGERGLTVVGCPIRDGDIPADLPTFCALLDELIEHLLDGHVVVVHCRGGLGRAGLTAACLLTQAGMPPEQAIARVREARPGAVENAAQEQFVHDFAAR, encoded by the coding sequence GTGACGAGCGAGACCCACCCCATCCGCGTGGACTGGATCGACACGGCGCTCTGGCCGGGCCGCCTGGGCCTCACCTTCGCCCCCGGCAAGAAGGGCGCGAGCGTCCTCCAGGCGGGCGTGACGCACGACCGGGACCTCGCGGCGGACCTCGACCGGCTGGCGCAACAGGGGGTGAACGTCCTCGCGCCGCTGATCGAGGAGCACGAGTTCGACCTGCTGGGTATTCCCGACTATCACACGCTGACGGGCGAACGGGGCCTGACCGTCGTGGGCTGCCCCATCCGCGACGGCGACATTCCGGCTGACCTGCCCACCTTCTGTGCCCTCCTCGACGAGCTGATAGAGCACCTGCTCGACGGGCACGTGGTGGTCGTCCACTGCCGGGGAGGATTGGGCCGGGCGGGGCTCACCGCCGCCTGCCTGCTGACCCAGGCGGGGATGCCGCCCGAGCAGGCGATCGCGCGGGTGCGCGAGGCCCGGCCCGGGGCGGTAGAAAACGCGGCCCAGGAGCAGTTCGTCCACGACTTCGCCGCCCGCTAG
- a CDS encoding MFS transporter, giving the protein MTTLPSAAPRVSPWVLSAFWFGTAFHWLLLLLILMPANVVRFVGEEQKGTYLGTLTAVGAVMALVLPPIIGARSDRTGRRLPYIRLGLGVNLAGLAVMAFAATALAGLGGFWVYVLGFLLVQFGNNYATAPYSALIPQLVPPEQRGRYSGVMGLLQAVGQLLGAVTAFVVGLLKLPVLVSFALIALVLFVPALVTLRGVPEGTGPPAQTPARPALPWRQLFAHQPFLWVFVTRVLFALGQYSVQPFLQYYNVDVLRQRDPATSTSIMLVCIIVGSIASALVGGRISDRVGRKPVIYVAGGAMAAAALLLLVAPSYPAALALAVFFGLGFGAFTSVDWALGSDAMPSASSYARDMGIWHVAFVAPQLSSAPQGALLDWGNAQGGNLGYTLVFGIAALFFLLGVVLVRNVPEVVRRRAHAT; this is encoded by the coding sequence ATGACGACCCTCCCTTCCGCCGCCCCGCGCGTCAGCCCGTGGGTGCTGTCCGCGTTCTGGTTCGGCACGGCGTTTCACTGGCTCCTGCTGCTCCTGATCCTGATGCCCGCCAACGTGGTGCGCTTTGTGGGCGAGGAGCAGAAGGGCACGTACCTGGGCACCCTGACCGCCGTGGGCGCCGTGATGGCGCTCGTGCTGCCGCCGATCATCGGGGCGCGCAGCGACCGCACGGGGAGGCGGCTGCCGTACATTCGCCTGGGCCTGGGGGTGAACCTGGCGGGCCTGGCGGTGATGGCTTTCGCGGCCACCGCTCTGGCGGGCCTGGGCGGCTTCTGGGTGTACGTGCTGGGCTTCCTGCTCGTGCAGTTCGGCAACAACTATGCGACGGCCCCGTACAGCGCCCTGATCCCCCAGCTCGTGCCGCCCGAGCAGCGCGGGCGCTACAGCGGCGTGATGGGCCTGCTCCAGGCGGTCGGGCAACTGCTGGGGGCGGTGACGGCTTTCGTCGTCGGCCTGCTGAAGCTGCCCGTCCTCGTCTCCTTCGCGTTGATCGCCCTGGTGCTGTTCGTCCCCGCGCTGGTCACCCTGCGGGGCGTGCCGGAGGGGACCGGGCCGCCCGCCCAGACTCCGGCCCGGCCCGCCCTCCCCTGGCGGCAACTCTTCGCCCATCAGCCCTTCCTGTGGGTGTTCGTCACCCGGGTGCTGTTCGCGCTGGGGCAGTACAGCGTGCAGCCCTTCCTCCAGTACTACAACGTGGACGTGCTGCGCCAGCGCGACCCGGCGACGAGCACGTCCATCATGCTCGTGTGCATCATCGTGGGGAGCATCGCCTCGGCGCTCGTTGGCGGGCGAATCAGCGACCGGGTGGGCCGCAAGCCGGTGATCTACGTGGCGGGGGGCGCGATGGCGGCGGCGGCCCTGCTGCTGCTCGTGGCGCCATCCTACCCGGCGGCGCTGGCCCTCGCCGTGTTCTTCGGGCTGGGCTTCGGGGCCTTTACAAGTGTGGACTGGGCGCTCGGGAGCGACGCCATGCCCAGCGCGAGCAGCTACGCGCGGGACATGGGCATCTGGCACGTGGCCTTCGTGGCGCCGCAACTCTCCAGCGCGCCGCAGGGAGCCCTGCTCGACTGGGGCAACGCGCAGGGCGGGAACCTGGGCTACACGCTCGTCTTCGGCATCGCGGCGCTGTTCTTCCTGCTCGGCGTGGTGCTCGTGCGGAACGTGCCGGAGGTCGTGCGGCGGCGCGCTCACGCAACCTGA
- the feoB gene encoding ferrous iron transport protein B, which translates to MTTLPSAPPPGLLVPDEAACATTLERLRAAHEPRVVVVGNPNVGKTTLINAVAGTRLKVGNWAGVTVEKREARLNHAGRPVYLLDLPGAYSLSPHTPEELITRTALLDEAPDAVINVLDAGNLERNLYLTLQLLDFRVPLAVALNLVDEARDKGLTVDAAALSRALGVPVVETVASRGEGTGKLLDKALSGATLGIGVRYPEAVESAVADLTTRMAELPTLPPHAHRYLALALLEGDPSVRGRLAATGHTPLLDAADAHLAALEAEGVDALIEIAEARYARAGDLARVAVPQAEARRTLSERLDRLALHPWLGIPLFLALVLLVFRLTFSVASPFVDLIGGPLQGTVSGWAAAALGWFPLARDLVVGAIIPGVGTVLSFLPTLLVLYLAMSFLEDSGYMARAAFLMDRAMRGVGLDGRAFIPLILGFGCNVPAVYATRTLERRSDRMLVSMILPFMSCSARLPVYVVFAAALFPRQGSLLVWALYVLGMVVAFAFALLLRRTALPAEGGGVLLELPPYRFPAWKVLWKHAWRRTASFARRARTTVLATVAGVWLLLAIPVVAGGQFATVPPQDSLFGRVSEAVSPVFAPLGFGNWQATGALVPGFVAKEVVVGTLGQIYLGEQAEAPAPLGLFAGMGQAVAATWDAVKASVSALPTVLALPRLGADTSADAQTPLAAALARAFTPAGALAYLVFVLLYTPCIATVGALAQEHGRRVAWVTVAYQLATAWVMGFLVYQIASRLL; encoded by the coding sequence ATGACCACGCTGCCGTCCGCGCCCCCGCCGGGCCTGCTCGTGCCGGACGAGGCTGCCTGCGCGACCACGCTGGAACGGCTGCGCGCCGCCCACGAGCCGCGGGTGGTGGTGGTCGGCAACCCCAACGTCGGCAAGACCACGCTGATCAACGCGGTGGCGGGCACACGCCTGAAGGTCGGCAACTGGGCAGGCGTGACGGTCGAGAAGCGCGAGGCCCGGTTGAACCACGCGGGCCGTCCCGTCTACCTGCTCGACCTGCCCGGCGCGTACTCGCTGAGTCCGCATACGCCCGAGGAACTCATCACCCGCACGGCCCTGCTCGACGAGGCGCCCGACGCGGTGATCAACGTGCTCGACGCGGGCAACCTGGAGCGCAACCTCTACCTCACGCTGCAACTCCTCGACTTCCGGGTGCCGCTGGCGGTCGCGCTGAATCTGGTGGACGAGGCGCGGGACAAGGGGCTGACGGTGGATGCGGCGGCGCTGTCGCGGGCGCTGGGCGTGCCCGTGGTCGAGACCGTGGCGAGCCGGGGCGAGGGCACCGGGAAACTGCTGGACAAGGCGCTCTCGGGGGCGACCCTGGGCATCGGCGTGCGCTACCCGGAGGCGGTCGAGAGTGCTGTCGCTGACCTCACCACGCGCATGGCCGAGCTGCCCACCCTGCCCCCGCACGCGCACCGCTACCTGGCGCTGGCGCTGCTGGAGGGGGACCCCAGCGTGCGTGGGCGGCTGGCGGCGACGGGGCACACGCCGCTTCTGGACGCCGCCGACGCGCACCTTGCCGCGCTGGAGGCGGAGGGGGTGGACGCGCTCATCGAGATTGCGGAGGCGCGGTATGCGCGGGCGGGGGACCTGGCGCGGGTGGCCGTGCCCCAGGCGGAGGCTAGGCGGACCCTCAGCGAGCGGCTGGACCGCCTGGCGCTGCACCCCTGGCTGGGCATCCCCCTCTTTCTGGCGCTGGTGCTGCTGGTGTTCCGGCTGACGTTCAGTGTGGCCTCGCCTTTCGTGGACCTGATCGGCGGGCCGCTCCAGGGCACCGTGAGTGGCTGGGCGGCGGCAGCCCTGGGCTGGTTCCCGCTCGCCCGCGACCTCGTGGTGGGGGCGATCATCCCCGGCGTGGGCACGGTGCTGAGCTTCCTGCCCACCCTGCTCGTGCTGTACCTCGCCATGAGTTTCCTGGAGGACAGCGGCTACATGGCCCGCGCCGCCTTCCTGATGGACCGGGCGATGCGCGGGGTGGGGCTGGACGGGCGGGCCTTCATCCCCCTGATCCTGGGGTTCGGGTGCAACGTGCCCGCCGTGTACGCGACCCGCACCCTGGAGCGGCGCAGCGACCGGATGCTCGTGAGCATGATCCTCCCGTTCATGAGCTGCTCGGCGCGGCTGCCGGTGTACGTGGTGTTCGCCGCCGCGCTGTTCCCGCGTCAGGGCAGCCTGCTCGTCTGGGCGCTGTACGTGCTGGGGATGGTCGTCGCCTTCGCCTTCGCCCTGCTGCTGCGCCGCACCGCCCTACCCGCCGAGGGGGGCGGGGTGCTGCTGGAACTGCCGCCCTACCGCTTCCCCGCCTGGAAGGTGCTGTGGAAGCACGCCTGGCGCCGCACGGCCAGCTTTGCGAGGCGGGCACGCACCACGGTGCTGGCGACCGTGGCGGGCGTGTGGCTGCTGCTCGCCATCCCGGTCGTGGCGGGAGGCCAGTTCGCCACCGTCCCCCCGCAGGACAGCCTGTTCGGGCGGGTCAGCGAGGCGGTCTCGCCCGTCTTCGCGCCGCTGGGCTTCGGGAACTGGCAGGCGACCGGGGCGCTCGTGCCCGGCTTCGTCGCCAAGGAGGTCGTGGTGGGCACCCTGGGGCAGATTTACCTGGGCGAGCAGGCCGAGGCGCCTGCCCCGCTGGGTCTGTTTGCTGGGATGGGCCAGGCCGTCGCCGCCACCTGGGACGCGGTCAAGGCGAGCGTCTCGGCCCTGCCCACGGTGCTGGCCCTGCCCAGGCTGGGGGCCGACACCTCCGCCGACGCGCAGACGCCCCTGGCCGCCGCCTTGGCGCGGGCCTTCACCCCGGCGGGCGCGCTGGCGTACCTCGTGTTCGTGCTGCTGTACACGCCCTGCATCGCCACGGTCGGTGCGCTGGCGCAGGAACATGGGCGGCGGGTCGCGTGGGTCACGGTCGCCTACCAGCTCGCCACCGCCTGGGTCATGGGTTTCCTCGTCTACCAGATCGCGTCGAGGCTGCTGTGA
- a CDS encoding succinate dehydrogenase hydrophobic membrane anchor subunit produces the protein MIRARTLTDARQQAHSNAELNWWIFMRISGLVLVFLILGHIYMTFIQVSESDATYIAVVNKLQNPAWKFYDWLILSLSMLHGVNGARYSIEDYVRSRPNRAWVKTIFYTISALIFTLGTIGLFSI, from the coding sequence ATGATCCGCGCACGCACCCTCACCGACGCCCGGCAGCAGGCGCACTCCAACGCCGAGCTGAACTGGTGGATCTTCATGCGGATCAGCGGCCTGGTCCTCGTGTTCCTGATCCTGGGCCACATCTACATGACCTTTATCCAGGTCAGCGAGTCGGACGCCACGTACATCGCGGTCGTCAACAAGCTGCAAAACCCGGCCTGGAAGTTCTACGACTGGCTGATCCTGTCCTTGTCCATGCTGCACGGGGTGAACGGCGCCCGCTACTCCATCGAGGACTACGTGCGCTCGCGGCCCAACCGCGCGTGGGTGAAGACCATCTTCTACACGATCAGTGCCCTGATCTTCACGCTGGGCACCATCGGGCTCTTCTCGATCTAA
- a CDS encoding MarR family transcriptional regulator, which produces MTAPLAAILGAVAGEPRTPAELARTLGSSEAALTGMLRTLQAGGYVQEATPEGEGCACGPCALKSLCRNANGEAAPLHLLRLTARGEAYLKRAR; this is translated from the coding sequence GTGACCGCCCCGCTGGCCGCCATCCTGGGCGCCGTGGCGGGTGAGCCGCGCACCCCCGCCGAACTCGCCCGCACCCTGGGAAGCAGCGAGGCGGCACTGACGGGGATGCTGCGGACCCTGCAAGCCGGGGGCTACGTGCAGGAGGCCACCCCCGAGGGGGAGGGCTGCGCCTGCGGCCCCTGCGCCCTGAAAAGCCTGTGCCGGAATGCGAACGGTGAAGCCGCGCCGCTGCATCTGTTGCGGCTCACCGCGCGGGGCGAGGCTTACCTGAAGCGGGCGCGTTGA
- a CDS encoding GIY-YIG nuclease family protein produces the protein MRAGDEHIWALGFPDWQEVAGRFSVADLHRQSQRCGIYVLGFANGERYVGQAVDVVRRFAQHRQTHDDITHLTFQRVKQADLNAVERQFIHALEARGLRLRNIEHMSVVQGERDLDLVVLPEEQEVWLTGDVSALQDDEARVQDEALRLRYRRRFERFMTSPYAPDALTVLGLYLQTVVPFPRRTELSFWSVSCLPDTGAPEGSTLLFRVNLNMQEVFSLFVEDSGLWASFHLAMSPLREELGEDWPQQIAELGWEMTDHTYAPGGQDQFNMFAHGFADITGLLQSGLSAQAMALMNLRLMRKGPTYYSRYHCFDLVDAAERAFIARQAELSLDTQ, from the coding sequence ATGCGGGCGGGCGACGAACATATCTGGGCACTGGGCTTTCCGGACTGGCAGGAAGTGGCGGGTCGGTTCTCGGTGGCAGACCTGCACAGGCAGAGCCAGCGGTGCGGCATCTACGTGCTGGGTTTTGCAAACGGGGAGCGGTACGTGGGGCAGGCGGTGGATGTCGTGCGCCGCTTCGCCCAGCACCGCCAGACGCACGATGACATCACGCACCTGACCTTCCAGCGGGTGAAGCAGGCGGATCTGAACGCGGTTGAGCGGCAGTTCATCCACGCGTTGGAGGCGCGGGGCTTGCGCCTGCGAAACATCGAGCATATGAGCGTAGTACAGGGTGAGCGGGACTTGGACCTGGTGGTGCTGCCGGAGGAGCAGGAGGTGTGGCTCACTGGTGATGTCAGTGCGCTTCAGGACGATGAGGCGCGTGTTCAGGACGAGGCCTTGCGCCTGCGTTACCGGCGCAGGTTCGAACGATTCATGACGTCGCCTTACGCACCAGACGCCTTGACGGTGCTGGGTCTGTACCTCCAGACGGTGGTGCCTTTCCCACGCCGGACGGAGCTGAGCTTTTGGTCGGTGTCCTGCTTGCCGGACACCGGGGCACCAGAAGGCAGCACCTTGCTGTTCCGGGTGAACCTGAACATGCAGGAGGTGTTCAGCCTGTTCGTGGAGGACAGCGGGCTCTGGGCTAGCTTCCATTTGGCGATGAGTCCGTTGCGCGAGGAGTTGGGTGAAGACTGGCCGCAGCAAATAGCTGAATTGGGCTGGGAGATGACGGACCATACTTATGCACCAGGGGGACAGGACCAATTCAATATGTTCGCCCATGGCTTCGCTGACATTACCGGTCTGCTTCAGAGCGGATTATCGGCCCAGGCAATGGCCCTGATGAATCTGCGTCTGATGCGGAAGGGGCCAACGTACTACAGCCGCTACCACTGCTTTGACCTGGTAGATGCGGCTGAGCGGGCGTTTATCGCGCGTCAGGCCGAGTTGAGTTTAGACACCCAATAG
- the sdhA gene encoding succinate dehydrogenase flavoprotein subunit: MHHRYDVLVVGAGGAGLMAALYAAKGNVSVACISKLYPTRSHTGAAQGGIGAALGNVQEDHWEWHMFDTVKGGDYLTDQDAAEIFSKDIIEAVYELEHMGLPFSRTPEGKIAQRKFGGHTRDFGKAAVERSCYAKDRTGHMILQTLYQQNVKSGTTFYNEFHVTDLIIENGRCCGVVAYHLASGEIHTFHAKAVILAAGGYGRIYKITSNALTLTGDLMSIYYRKGLPLEDMEFYQFHPTGLAKLGILVTEGIRGEGGILRNAQGERFMERYAPTIKDLAPRDIVSRSIITEIREGRGVGHDKDAVHIDLTHLPREVIEGKLAEITDLARTYLGQDPVKDLVAVQPTAHYAMGGIPTDVNGLCLADGAGTRVEGLYAAGEQACVSLHGANRLGTNSLGDLIVFGRRAGIFAAEYAREAGYPEMPENPERDSIELFERLRNASGKDNAATIRRELQESMMNNVGIFRNGPDMEKQVEIVKELKARYRNVSVTDPSQRYNSELIEALELGFMLDCAEAATASALNRRESRGAHDRKDYPERDDANWLKHTMAYQDLNNPGNVLIGYKEVALKGYTRAFEPKPRVY; this comes from the coding sequence ATGCACCATCGTTACGACGTACTGGTGGTTGGCGCGGGCGGCGCGGGACTCATGGCCGCCCTCTACGCCGCCAAGGGCAACGTGTCGGTTGCCTGCATCTCCAAGCTCTACCCCACCCGGTCCCACACGGGCGCCGCGCAGGGCGGCATCGGCGCCGCGCTCGGCAACGTGCAGGAAGACCACTGGGAATGGCACATGTTCGACACCGTCAAGGGCGGCGACTACCTCACCGACCAGGACGCGGCCGAAATCTTTTCCAAGGACATCATCGAGGCGGTCTACGAGCTGGAGCATATGGGCCTGCCCTTCTCGCGCACGCCGGAGGGCAAGATCGCCCAGCGCAAGTTCGGCGGCCACACCCGCGACTTCGGCAAGGCGGCGGTCGAGCGGAGCTGCTACGCGAAGGACCGCACCGGGCACATGATTCTGCAAACCCTGTACCAGCAGAACGTGAAGTCCGGGACCACCTTCTACAACGAGTTCCACGTCACCGACCTCATCATCGAGAACGGGCGCTGCTGCGGCGTGGTGGCCTACCACCTGGCGTCGGGTGAGATCCACACCTTCCACGCCAAGGCCGTGATCCTGGCGGCGGGCGGGTACGGGCGCATCTACAAGATCACCTCGAACGCGCTGACGCTGACGGGCGACCTGATGAGCATCTACTACCGCAAGGGCCTGCCGCTGGAGGACATGGAGTTCTACCAGTTCCACCCGACGGGGCTGGCCAAACTCGGCATCCTGGTCACCGAGGGGATTCGCGGCGAGGGCGGCATCCTGCGGAACGCCCAGGGCGAGCGTTTCATGGAGCGGTACGCGCCGACGATCAAGGACCTCGCCCCGCGCGACATCGTCTCGCGCTCGATCATCACGGAAATCCGCGAGGGGCGTGGCGTGGGGCACGACAAGGACGCCGTCCACATCGACCTGACGCACCTCCCGCGCGAGGTGATCGAGGGCAAGCTGGCGGAGATCACCGACCTCGCACGCACGTACCTGGGGCAGGACCCGGTGAAGGACCTCGTGGCCGTGCAGCCGACCGCGCACTACGCGATGGGCGGCATTCCGACCGACGTGAACGGCCTGTGCCTGGCCGACGGGGCGGGCACCCGCGTGGAGGGGCTGTACGCGGCGGGCGAGCAGGCCTGCGTGTCGCTGCACGGGGCGAACCGCCTGGGGACGAACAGCCTCGGCGACCTGATCGTCTTCGGGCGCCGGGCGGGCATCTTCGCCGCCGAGTACGCCCGCGAGGCCGGATACCCCGAGATGCCGGAGAACCCCGAACGCGACTCCATCGAGCTGTTCGAGCGCCTGCGGAACGCCAGCGGCAAGGACAACGCCGCCACCATCCGCCGGGAATTGCAAGAGTCGATGATGAACAACGTCGGCATCTTCCGCAACGGCCCGGACATGGAAAAGCAGGTCGAGATCGTCAAGGAACTCAAGGCCCGCTACCGCAACGTCAGCGTGACCGACCCCAGCCAGCGCTACAACAGTGAGCTGATCGAGGCGCTGGAACTCGGTTTCATGCTCGACTGCGCCGAGGCCGCGACCGCCAGCGCCCTGAACCGCCGGGAGTCGCGCGGCGCCCACGACCGCAAGGACTACCCCGAGCGCGACGACGCGAACTGGCTCAAGCACACGATGGCCTACCAGGACCTGAACAACCCCGGCAACGTGCTCATCGGCTACAAGGAAGTCGCCCTCAAGGGCTACACCCGCGCCTTCGAGCCCAAGCCGCGCGTGTACTGA
- a CDS encoding DUF2243 domain-containing protein has product MTTGDMGRGGTSPDADRRRWMRGGVLLGLGLGGFFDGIVIHQLLQWHHMVSAIHPPDTLENLRLNTVGDGLFHAATWVFTAVGAFLLWSGLRGHHPAWHTSAFVGTLLFGFGLFNVVEGLIDHQLLGIHHVRPGPYQLAYDIGFLIWGAVMLLGGWGLMRNVRRAGG; this is encoded by the coding sequence ATGACGACGGGGGACATGGGGCGAGGGGGGACCTCCCCAGACGCGGATCGGCGGCGCTGGATGCGGGGCGGCGTGCTGCTGGGGTTGGGGCTGGGCGGCTTTTTCGACGGGATCGTCATTCACCAACTGCTGCAATGGCACCACATGGTCAGCGCCATTCACCCACCCGACACCCTGGAAAACCTGCGGCTGAACACGGTGGGCGACGGCCTCTTCCACGCCGCCACCTGGGTGTTCACGGCAGTAGGTGCCTTCCTGCTGTGGAGCGGGCTGCGGGGCCATCACCCGGCCTGGCACACCTCCGCCTTCGTCGGAACACTGCTCTTCGGCTTCGGACTGTTCAACGTGGTCGAGGGCCTGATCGACCACCAGCTTCTGGGCATCCACCACGTGCGCCCGGGGCCGTACCAGCTCGCCTACGACATCGGCTTCCTGATCTGGGGCGCGGTCATGCTGCTTGGCGGTTGGGGGCTGATGCGGAACGTGCGGCGGGCGGGCGGGTAG